The following proteins are co-located in the Hippoglossus stenolepis isolate QCI-W04-F060 chromosome 23, HSTE1.2, whole genome shotgun sequence genome:
- the LOC118102608 gene encoding carbohydrate sulfotransferase 12-like codes for MNDLSRTKTALRDVSVGLLFILKNQIIYLRTLDQEPAAMALSRGLLQSLGFLGSIFLIMSFYRWNMFERKRAERMHNLQEVRKQLLKENCKYDKEATSEGKQSFEDISDSEMKHLIVDDKHGIIYCYIPKVACTNWKRVMFVLKQGEPYQDPSPISRDLAHVPGGFTLLNSFPRIEIKARLKHYTKFLFVRHPFVRLTSAYRDKFEKGSNIYFDNFTREILRLYGNQPNPPQTMAEASASGVHISFYNFIQYLLDPQTERELPFEPHWRQMHRLCHPCLIQYDFIGHQETLQEDAEQLLNTLKLQNDIKFPPSYDNITAPESLSGWFRTVPLVERRKLYKLYETDFRLFGYRKPDELLDG; via the exons ATGAATGATCTCAGTAGGACGAAAACAGCACTGAGGGATGTCTCTGTAGgcctgttatttattttaaagaatcaGATCATATATCTGAGAACTTTGGACCAAG AACCCGCTGCCATGGCACTATCCAGAGGACTCCTGCAGTCCCTCGGATTTCTTGGATCGATTTTTCTCATCATGTCCTTTTACAGATGGAACATGTTCGAGCGAAAAAgag CAGAGAGGATGCATAACTTACAGGAAGTGAGAAAACAGCTGCtaaaagaaaactgtaaatatgacaAAGAGGCCACTTCTGAGGGGAAACAAAGTTTCGAAGACATAAGTGACAGCGAGATGAAGCACCTCATTGTGGATGACAAGCACGGCATCATCTACTGTTACATTCCCAAG GTTGCATGTACCAACTGGAAGAGGGTGATGTTTGTACTGAAACAGGGGGAGCCATATCAGGACCCTAGTCCCATATCTAGAGACCTGGCTCATGTCCCTGGCGGGTTCACTCTTTTAAACAGCTTCCCAAGAATAGAGATAAAG GCAAGGCTGAAGCACTACACCAAGTTCCTGTTTGTACGGCACCCGTTCGTCCGTCTCACCTCCGCCTACCGAGACAAATTCGAGAAAGGCAGCAACATCTACTTTGACAACTTCACCCGAGAGATCCTGCGTCTCTACGGCAACCAGCCTAATCCACCACAGACGATGGCCGAGGCGTCAGCATCAGGCgtgcacatttcattttacaacTTCATTCAATACCTGCTGGacccacagacagagagggaactGCCCTTTGAACCTCACTGGAGGCAGATGCACCGTCTTTGCCACCCCTGCCTCATACA gtATGATTTCATTGGCCATCAGGAGACTCTACAGGAGGATGCTGAACAGCTACTGAACACCTTAAAGCTGCAGAACGACATTAAGTTCCCTCCTTCCTATGACAACATTACAGCTCCTGAGTCTTTGTCAGGCTGGTTCAGAACAGTGCCTCTAGTGGAAAGGAGGAAGCTGTACAAGCTCTATGAGACTGACTTTAGGCTTTTTGGCTACAGAAAGCCAGATGAATTGCTTGATGGTTGA